CCGGCGTGGACGACCACGTAGTCGCCGACGACCGCATCTTCGATGAACCCCAGGTGGACATCCTTCCGAATGCCGCCGAAGTTCACCTTGCCGGTGCGCGTCAAGATGTCGTCGCCGTCGATGCTTTCGATTCTGCCGGGTACTCCGAGACACATGGGCGATCCTCTTTCCACATGATCCGCGCCGCCGCCGCGATCTGTCCCAGCGCGACGCCCCCGTCGTTGGGCGGAACGCGCTCATGCCCGTAGGGCTCGAACCCCTCCGAGCGAAGCAGCGCCACGACCCGCTCCGTCAGCGCGCGGTTCTGGAAGCATCCGCCCGTCAGGACGACCTGCGTCTCGCCGACGCGCCGCGCGACGTCGGCGATCCCTCGCGCCAGTCCGTTGTGGAAGCGAG
This window of the Candidatus Poribacteria bacterium genome carries:
- a CDS encoding HypC/HybG/HupF family hydrogenase formation chaperone, whose translation is MCLGVPGRIESIDGDDILTRTGKVNFGGIRKDVHLGFIEDAVVGDYVVVHAGFAISKVDEEEAQRVFEYLRTMQETPELDIP